Proteins co-encoded in one Actinomadura luteofluorescens genomic window:
- a CDS encoding MerR family transcriptional regulator, whose product MSSYSPAETAEKSGFSIDTLRYYEKIGLLSGIARNASGRRVFSDDDLQWLGMLRCLRGTGMPIAEMLRYSELARGGGETVQERLDLLQEHDRRVEEQIATLRAQQRQIKVKIGFYREVSVTCEAAPAPA is encoded by the coding sequence GTGAGCTCCTACTCTCCCGCCGAGACCGCCGAGAAGAGCGGTTTCAGCATCGACACGCTGCGCTACTACGAGAAGATCGGGCTGCTGTCCGGGATCGCGCGGAACGCGTCGGGACGGCGCGTGTTCTCCGACGACGACCTGCAGTGGCTCGGGATGCTGCGCTGCCTGCGCGGCACGGGGATGCCGATAGCCGAGATGCTGCGCTACTCCGAGCTGGCCCGCGGCGGCGGCGAGACCGTCCAGGAACGGCTCGACCTGCTGCAGGAGCACGACCGCAGGGTCGAGGAGCAGATCGCCACCCTGCGCGCGCAGCAGCGGCAGATCAAGGTGAAGATCGGCTTCTACCGGGAGGTGTCGGTGACCTGCGAGGCCGCTCCCGCCCCGGCCTGA
- a CDS encoding LLM class F420-dependent oxidoreductase produces the protein MRIGLQVPSFTFPGGPEQIGPAFARVAREADQGGLHSLWVMDHFFQIGMVGPPQDPMLEGYSALAYAAALTERITLGTMVTGVTYRHPGVLVKTVTTLDVLSGGRAWLGIGAAWNDEESRGLGVPFPPTAERFERLEETLRIAHRMWEGDETPFEGDHYTLERPLNSPPALRRPHPPILVGGGGEKKTLRFVAKYADACNLFDGDELPRKLEVLKEHCEREGRDYAEIEKTSLTFFTGTPSVGAAVDTVGRLAERGIDQVIFSQGTGQDLAGLLTEAQAQTEKIVPAGR, from the coding sequence ATGCGCATTGGACTCCAGGTTCCGAGCTTCACCTTTCCCGGAGGGCCGGAGCAGATCGGCCCCGCGTTCGCCCGCGTCGCCCGCGAGGCCGACCAGGGCGGGCTGCACTCGCTGTGGGTGATGGACCACTTCTTCCAGATCGGCATGGTCGGCCCGCCGCAGGACCCCATGCTGGAGGGCTACTCGGCGCTCGCGTACGCCGCGGCGCTGACGGAGCGGATCACCCTCGGGACGATGGTCACCGGCGTCACCTACCGGCACCCCGGCGTCCTGGTCAAGACGGTGACCACGCTGGACGTCCTGTCGGGCGGGCGCGCGTGGCTCGGCATCGGCGCGGCCTGGAACGACGAGGAGTCGCGCGGCCTCGGCGTCCCGTTCCCGCCGACCGCGGAACGGTTCGAGCGGCTGGAGGAGACGCTGCGGATCGCCCACCGGATGTGGGAGGGCGACGAGACGCCGTTCGAGGGCGACCACTACACGCTGGAGCGCCCGCTCAACTCGCCGCCCGCGCTGCGGCGCCCCCACCCGCCGATCCTCGTCGGCGGGGGCGGGGAGAAGAAGACGCTGCGGTTCGTGGCGAAGTACGCCGACGCCTGCAACCTCTTCGACGGCGACGAGCTGCCCCGCAAGCTGGAGGTCCTGAAGGAGCACTGCGAGCGCGAGGGCCGCGACTACGCCGAGATCGAGAAGACGTCGCTGACCTTCTTCACCGGCACGCCCTCGGTCGGCGCCGCCGTCGACACCGTCGGACGGCTCGCCGAGCGCGGCATCGACCAGGTGATCTTCTCGCAGGGCACCGGCCAGGACCTCGCCGGCCTCCTCACCGAGGCGCAGGCCCAGACCGAGAAGATCGTCCCGGCGGGCCGGTGA
- the pdxR gene encoding MocR-like pyridoxine biosynthesis transcription factor PdxR, translated as MDLHVSLVGRRDLAGQIYAQLRAAILDGRLRAGEALPPTRELARRLAISRNTVGVAYDRLAAEGFLTSRVGAGTFVRETGSAARGAPAVSPLRPRAVWEGVSAWPAPMPGIRWDFRAGLPDVRLFPYEAWRRIMSGLLRPSGLADPASAADPAGLPALREAVARHVGLSRSVRASGADIVVTSGVQQALDLIVRVLLEPGDVVAVEDPGYPPVRMLLAAAGMRVRGVPVDAEGLRVDALPGEARAVYVTPSHQFPLGMPMSLPRRRALLDWARRRDVVIVEDDYDTEYRYGGRPVEPLQSLDEDGRVLYTGTFSKIMRPVLRLGFLVAPPSLHHAFRMARYVSSWHAELPAQAALARFIDEGLLARHIRRSRREYRARHERVAERVAGLPGDRLDLVPSEAGLHLSAVFRDGADDAAVTARALGAGVGLFALSEFAVTGPPGAGLVFGYGAVTPPEIDEGMRRLAGVLRG; from the coding sequence GTGGACCTCCACGTGAGCCTGGTGGGGCGGCGCGACCTCGCCGGGCAGATCTACGCCCAGCTGCGCGCCGCGATCCTGGACGGCCGGCTGCGCGCGGGGGAGGCATTGCCGCCGACGCGGGAGCTGGCGCGGCGCCTGGCGATCTCCCGCAACACCGTCGGCGTCGCCTACGACCGGCTCGCGGCCGAGGGGTTCCTGACGAGCCGGGTGGGCGCGGGGACGTTCGTCCGGGAGACCGGGTCCGCGGCGCGTGGCGCGCCCGCCGTCTCGCCGCTGCGGCCGCGGGCCGTGTGGGAGGGGGTGTCCGCCTGGCCTGCGCCGATGCCCGGAATCCGGTGGGACTTCCGTGCCGGGCTGCCCGACGTGCGGCTGTTCCCGTACGAGGCCTGGCGGCGGATCATGTCGGGGCTGCTGCGTCCGTCGGGGCTGGCCGATCCCGCCTCGGCGGCCGACCCGGCCGGGCTGCCCGCGCTGCGCGAGGCCGTCGCCCGCCACGTGGGCCTCTCGCGGTCGGTGCGGGCGAGCGGCGCCGACATCGTCGTCACCTCCGGCGTCCAGCAGGCCCTCGACCTGATCGTCAGGGTCCTCCTCGAACCGGGCGACGTGGTCGCCGTGGAGGACCCCGGGTACCCGCCCGTGCGGATGCTCCTCGCCGCGGCGGGGATGCGGGTGCGCGGCGTGCCGGTCGACGCCGAGGGGCTGCGGGTGGACGCGCTGCCCGGCGAGGCGCGGGCCGTCTACGTCACCCCCTCGCACCAGTTCCCGCTGGGCATGCCGATGTCGCTGCCGCGCCGCAGGGCGCTGCTCGACTGGGCGCGGCGGCGGGACGTGGTGATCGTCGAGGACGACTACGACACCGAGTACCGGTACGGCGGGCGGCCCGTCGAGCCGCTGCAGAGCCTCGACGAGGACGGCCGCGTCCTGTACACCGGCACCTTCTCCAAGATCATGCGGCCGGTGCTGCGGCTGGGGTTCCTGGTGGCGCCGCCGTCGCTGCACCACGCGTTCCGGATGGCGCGCTACGTCTCGTCCTGGCACGCCGAGCTGCCCGCGCAGGCCGCGCTCGCCCGGTTCATCGACGAGGGCCTGCTCGCCCGGCACATCCGCAGGTCGCGCCGCGAGTACCGGGCGCGACACGAGCGCGTCGCCGAACGGGTCGCCGGGCTGCCGGGGGACCGGCTCGACCTCGTCCCGTCCGAGGCGGGGCTGCACCTGAGCGCGGTGTTCCGGGACGGCGCGGACGACGCCGCCGTCACCGCGAGGGCGCTCGGCGCGGGCGTCGGGCTGTTCGCGCTGTCGGAGTTCGCGGTGACCGGGCCGCCCGGTGCGGGGCTGGTCTTCGGGTACGGCGCCGTGACGCCGCCGGAGATCGACGAGGGGATGCGCCGGCTCGCCGGGGTGCTGCGCGGCTAG
- a CDS encoding TIGR03086 family metal-binding protein — MDPLNELLTTDFRPLDREAADLYLSVVAQVKPDALRLPTPCPDWTLHGLLRHQVSQDEGFAAAARGEGARLSAWRGGDLGEDPLAAARASAGLVTEAFAGAALDARFDLPEIRDGGAFPAALAISFHFVDLVVHAWDVAAAIGTAWEPGAELVEASLKVAAIVPEEGRGPGDSFAPSVPSADGAEPRDHLLALLGRDPAWRS; from the coding sequence ATGGACCCGCTGAACGAACTGCTCACGACCGATTTCCGGCCACTCGACCGGGAGGCGGCCGATCTCTACCTTTCCGTCGTCGCGCAGGTGAAGCCGGACGCGCTGCGCCTGCCGACGCCGTGCCCCGACTGGACGCTGCACGGCCTGCTGCGCCACCAGGTGAGCCAGGACGAGGGCTTCGCGGCCGCCGCCAGGGGCGAGGGCGCGCGGCTGTCCGCGTGGCGCGGCGGCGACCTCGGCGAGGACCCCCTCGCCGCGGCGCGGGCCTCGGCCGGACTCGTGACCGAGGCCTTCGCCGGGGCGGCCCTGGACGCCCGGTTCGACCTGCCCGAGATCCGCGACGGCGGGGCCTTCCCCGCCGCGCTGGCGATCAGCTTCCACTTCGTCGACCTGGTCGTGCACGCCTGGGACGTCGCCGCCGCGATCGGCACCGCCTGGGAGCCCGGCGCCGAACTCGTGGAGGCCTCCCTCAAGGTCGCCGCCATCGTTCCCGAGGAGGGCCGGGGCCCCGGCGACTCGTTCGCCCCGTCCGTCCCCTCCGCGGACGGCGCGGAGCCGCGGGACCACCTGCTGGCCCTCCTCGGCCGGGACCCCGCATGGCGCTCCTGA